From the genome of Carnobacterium viridans:
AATAAAAATTGGATTGATAATATGAGTTTATATGAATGTGAGATTTTACTTACAGTGAATTAAAAAATAAACTAAGAAAGGAAGAAGCCCTAATGAAAAAGATGAACTGTTTAGACGTGTGTTGTTGTTTATGTTGTATAGACCACTCATGTCGACAAGTATCATTTTTTAATCAAGCTTCTTCTTTTTTGTGAACACAACTATTTGTTATACCCTATGGATTGCTATTAGAAAACAATTCATGAGTAGGTGTATTGAAATGGCTTTCATTAGAAGAAACTAAATTAAATTAGATGATTTGTGCATGAGTGTAAAACTCATGCACTTTTTTTGTCCCTTTTTTTAAAAATTGAGAATGAAGATAAGGAGAAAAGACATGTTATTCAGAAAAACGCAAGATTTGATAGGAAATACTCCATTATTAGAAATTCAGGGTTTTGACCTACCGAATAACAGTAAAATATTCGCAAAGTTAGAAATGTTCAATCCTGGTGGAAGCATCAAAGACCGCTTAGGAGTCAAATTAATAAAAACAGCTTTTGATAAAGGGCTAATAAACAAAAATACAACGATTATTGAACCCACTGCTGGAAATACAGGCATTGGTTTAGCATTAGCAGCTCAAGAATTTGGATTAAGAGTTGTCTTTACAGTGCCAGAGAAATTTAGTCAAGAAAAACAGGAATTAATGAAGGCCCTTGGAGCGAAACTAATTTTTACCCCTACTGAAAAAGGCATGATTGGAGCAATAGAAAAAGCCCAGTCGTTGGCTGAAGAAATTAAAAATAGCTATATCCCGATGCAGTTTGAAAATCAAGCGAATCCATTAACTTATTATGAAACCCTTGGACCAGAAATTATAAAAGATATGGATGGACAGGTGATCCATTCTTTTGTAGCTGGGGCAGGTAGCGGTGGAACTTTTATTGGAACTGCGGCTTATTTAAAAGAAAATAATTCTGCGACTCGTACAACTATCATTGAACCTGAAGGCTCGATTTTAGGTGGTGGAGCAGCTCATGGACATAAAACGGAAGGGATAGGAATGGAATTCATACCTAAGTTTTTAGATAAATCATTAATTGATCATGTTTATACGATTTCTGACGAGGAAGCCTTTTACTATGTTAAACAATTAGCCGCAACAAATGGGTTGTTTGTTGGAAGTTCAAGTGGCGCAGCGTTTGCTGCCTGTTTAAGAGAAGCCCAAGTGTTACCTGAAGGAAGCACGATCATTACAATTTTCCCAGACAGCAGTGAGCGTTATCTAAGTAAAAAAATCTATCAATAGGAGAGTGTTAAAGATGAAAATGAAAACGAAATTAATCCACGGTGGTATTAGTCATGATGAAGCAACAGGTTCGGTAAATGTACCCATTCACCAAACATCAACCTATAAACAAGAAAAAGTGGGCAAACACAAAGGGTATGAATATTCAAGAACAGGAAACCCTACTCGTTTTGCAGTAGAAGAATTAATCAAAGATTTAGAAGAAGGCGTTAGAGGTTTTGCTTTTGGATCAGGATCGGCAGGGACACATACGGTGCTGTCATTATTTTCTAAAGGAGACCATATCATTGTGGGAGATGATGTTTATGGAGGAACGTATCGCTTAATGAATAAGGTACTCGTTCATCTTGGAATAACTTTTACAACTG
Proteins encoded in this window:
- a CDS encoding PLP-dependent cysteine synthase family protein, coding for MLFRKTQDLIGNTPLLEIQGFDLPNNSKIFAKLEMFNPGGSIKDRLGVKLIKTAFDKGLINKNTTIIEPTAGNTGIGLALAAQEFGLRVVFTVPEKFSQEKQELMKALGAKLIFTPTEKGMIGAIEKAQSLAEEIKNSYIPMQFENQANPLTYYETLGPEIIKDMDGQVIHSFVAGAGSGGTFIGTAAYLKENNSATRTTIIEPEGSILGGGAAHGHKTEGIGMEFIPKFLDKSLIDHVYTISDEEAFYYVKQLAATNGLFVGSSSGAAFAACLREAQVLPEGSTIITIFPDSSERYLSKKIYQ